The nucleotide window GCTGTCGCTCGGCACTTCGGGCGTCTATTTCGCGGTCTCGGACGGCTTTCTCGCGAATCCCGATTCCGCCGTGCACAGCTTCTGCCATGCGTTACCGCACACGTGGCATCTGATGTCCGTGATGCTGAACGCGGCCAGTTGCCTCGACTTCACCGCGCAGCTTACGGGTTACGAAAGCGTAGCCGCGTTGCTCGCCGACGCGGAAGCGAACTCGAACGCCGAGCGCGACGCGCGCCGGCCGTGGTTTTTGCCTTACCTGAGCGGCGAGCGTACGCCGCACAACAACGTCAACGCGAAGGGCGTGTTCTATGGCATGACCCCGCAGACCACGCGCGCCGATCTGGCCAACGCGACACTGGAAGGCGTAGGCTTCGCACTGCTCGATGGGATGGACGCGCTCCACGCGGCGGGGCTCGTGCCGGAAACAATAACGGTCATTGGCGGCGGCTCACGCAGCCCCTGGTGGACGCAAATGCTCGCCGATATCAGCGGCCGCGCGCTCGCGCTGCGCGCTGGCGGCGAGGTCGGTCCGGCGCTTGGCGCCGCGCGTCTCGCGCATCTCGCGCTCGAACCAGGCGCGGCGCTCGACGACGTGTGCCCGCAGCCGCCCGTGCTCGCGATGCGCGAGCCTGACGCCGCACGCCACGCCTGGTATCGCGAGGCGCGCCGTCCAACATTTAGCGCGCTGTATCGCGCGCTCGAACCGGTTTTCGCAACCGGCGCCTGACTAGCGGCGCCGGCGAAGAAAAAACTGCACTGCCAGCGTAGTGGTGCAGTCGATTGGTAGTCCTACGGTTATACCGCACGCCATGCCGTTTCGCGTGTGTTCCGCACTTGCATCGGCAACAACCTGAAAACCATCGCCGCAGCGGCGACGCGTACGCGCGTGCCCAAGCATCGGCATCAAGAGGAGTATGGAGACATGAATTTCGCCAAACGTCGGTCGGTTCTGAGTTCGCTCGTATGCGGGGCCGTGCTCGCGAGCCTGTCGCTAGCCGCACCGCTCGCTCACGCGAGCAAGGATCATCCCGAGATCGGATTCTGTATCGATGACCTGCGTGTCGAGCGCTGGTCGCGCGACCGCGACTACTTCGTCGCCGCCGCGGAAAAGATGGGCGCGAAAGTGTCGGTGCAGTCGGCTGACGCCAGCGAGGAACGTCAGATCTCGCAGATCGAAAACCTCATCTCGCGTGGCGTCGACGTCATCGTGATCGTGCCGTTCAACTCGAAGACGCTCGGCAACGTCGTCGCCGAAGCGAAGAAGGCGGGCATCAAGGTTGTTTCGTACGACCGTCTGATCCTCGACGCCGATATCGACGCCTACATCTCGTTCGACAACGAAAAGGTGGGCGAGCTTCAGGCGAAGGGTGTCTACGATGCGCAGCCCAAGGGCAATTATTTCCTGCTGGGCGGCGCGCCTACCGACAACAACGCGAAGATGCTGCGTGAAGGACAACTGAAGGTCCTCAAGCCCGCTATCGACCGTGGCGACATCAAGGTGGTCGGCCAGCAGTGGGTGCCGGAGTGGAGCGCTTCGACGGCGCTGCGCATCATGGAAGACGCGCTCACCGCGAACAACAACAAGATCGACGCAGTCGTTGCCTCGAACGACGGCACGGCGGGCGGCGCGATCCAGGCGCTCGCCGCGCAGCATCTCGCGGGCAAGGTGCCGGTGTCGGGCCAGGACGCGGACCTCGCGGCAGTCAAGCGCGTGGTGGCGGGCACGCAGACCATGACGGTCTACAAGCCGCTCAAGCTCATCGCGGGCGAAGCCGCGAAGCTCGCAGTCGATCTCGCGAAGGGCCAGAAGCCCGCGTACAACGCGCAGTACGACAACGGCAAGAAGAAGGTCGATACGGTGTTGCTGCAGCCTACGCTGCTCACGAAGAGCAACGTGGATGTCGTCGTGAAGGACGGCTTCTATACGCAGGCGCAACTGGCAAGCCAGTAACGTCTATAGCCTGACGGCCCGCGCGCGCCACGAGTGTGGCGATGGTGTCGCGCGGGCCTTCGCAGCGAGTGAGCAGCGTATGACCGAACCTTTGCTGACGATGCGCGGCATCGTCAAGTCCTTTGCGGGCGTGAAAGCGCTCGACGGCATTGACCTCACAGTGCGGCCCGGCGAATGCGTGGGCCTGTGCGGCGAGAACGGCGCCGGCAAATCCACGCTCATGAAAGTGCTTTCGGGTGTGTACCCGCACGGTACCTGGAGCGGCGAGATCCGTTGGGAGGGCGTGCCGCTCGAAGCGCAAAACGTGCGCGACACCGAACGTGCGGGCATCGTCATCATCCACCAGGAATTGATGCTCGTGCCCGAGCTTTCAGTGGCCGAGAACATCTTTCTCGGCAACGAAATCACGCTGCCGGGCGGCCGCATGAATTACGCGGCGATGTATCAGCGCGCCGACGAATTGCTGCGCGAGTTGAACATCGATGCCATCAACGTGGCGCAGCCGGTGATGAACTATGGCGGCGGCCATCAGCAGCTCATCGAGATCGCGAAGGCGCTGAACAAGCGCGCGAAGCTGCTGATTCTCGACGAGCCTTCGTCCTCGCTCACCGCGGCGGAAACGAAGATCCTGCTCGACATCGTGCGCGATTTGAAGCGCCGTGGCGTGGCGTGCGTCTACATCTCGCACAAACTCGACGAGGTCGAGGCCGTGTGCGATACGGTGAGCGTGATCCGCGACGGCCGCCACGTGGCGACCGAGCCCATGGCGACGCTCACCACCGACCGCATCATCGCGATGATGGTAGGACGCGAGATCCGCAATCTCTTTCCACGCGAGCCGCATGACATTGGCGACGTCGTGTTCGAGGCCCGCAACGTGACCTGCTACGACGTGACGAATCCGCGCCGCAAGCGTGTGGACGACGTGTCGTTCGCGGTGCGGCGCGGCGAGATCCTGGGCGTGGCCGGGCTCGTGGGCGCGGGCCGCACGGAGACCATGCAGGCGATCTTCGGCGCCTATGCGGGCGCATGCACGGCGACCGTCGTGCTCGAAGGCCGACCGCTGAAAATCCGCTCGCCGCTCGACGCGATCAAGGCGGGCATCGCCATGGTGCCCGAGGACCGCAAACGCCACGGCATCGTGCCGCAACTCGGCGTGGGCCACAACATCACGCTCTCGGTGCTGCAGCGTTTCTCGAAGCACGGACGCATCGACACAGCCGCCGAACTCGACACGATCCGCACGGAAATGCAGCGCCTTTCCGTGCGCGCGGCCAACCCCATGCTGTCGATTGCGAGCCTTTCCGGCGGCAATCAGCAGAAGGCCGTGCTCACCAAGATGCTGCTCACCGACCCGAAGGTGCTGATCCTCGATGAGCCGACGCGCGGCGTGGACGTCGGCGCGAAGTACGAGATCTACAAGCTCATCTTCCAGCTCGCCAAACGCGGCGTGGCGATCGTGATGGTGTCGTCCGAACTGCCGGAGGTGCTGGGCATCAGCGACCGCGTGCTCGTGATCGGCGAAGGCGAGTTGCGCGGCGACTTCGTCAACGAAGACCTCACGCAGGAAGACATTCTTGGCGCGGCGATCCAGAGCGTGCGCGCCCAACCCGATACAGCGAGTGCAGTATGACCCCCGACGTCACAACCCAAAGCGCGCGCGAAGAACATCAGCCAGGTGGCAATGGTTTCGCCATGCGCTTCCAGCAACTCTTCGCGCGCTACAAGATCCTCGCGCTGCTGCTCGCAGTGGCGGTGATCTGGCTGTTCTTTTCGCTGCTCACGCATGGCGCGTTCGTCACGCCGCGCAACGTCTCGAATCTGCTGCGGCAGATGTCGATCACGGGCATGCTCGCGTGCGGCATGGTGTTCGTCATCATCGCAGGCGAGATCGACCTCTCGGTGGGTTCGCTGCTGGGCCTGCTCGGCGGCGTGGCCGCCATTCTCGACGTGAACCGCGGCTGGCCCATCGGCGTGACCGTGCCGGTGGTGCTCGTGCTCGGCGTTGCGGTGGGGCTGTTCAACGGCTGGTGGTCGACATACCGTCGCGTGCCGTCGTTCATCGTGGGCTTGGGCGGTATGCTCGCGTTTCGCGGCGTGCTGCTCGGCATCACGGGCGGTTCGACCATCGCGCCGGTGTCCGATCACTTCGTGTTTCTCGGCCAGGGCTATTTGCCGCGCGTGGCGGGCGACGTGCTGGCGCTCGCGCTCTTTGTGCTGCTTGCCGTGCTCACGGTGCGCCAGCGTGCGAACCGCAGGCGCTATCAGTTGAGCGTCGTGCCGCTCTGGCAGGACGGTGTGAAGATCGTCGGCGCGGGCGCGATCCTGCTTGCGTTCGTGCTGATGCTCGATAGCTACGGCGGCATTCCGGTGCCCGTTCTGCTGCTGCTCGCGTTGCTCGGTATCTTCACATGGATCGCCACGCAAACGGTGTTCGGCCGCCGCATCTACGCGGTGGGCTCGAACCTCGAAGCCACGCGTCTTTCTGGCGTCAACACGAACCGCGTGAAGCTCGCGATCTTCGCACTCATGGGTCTCATGTGCGCGTTCGCAGGCATCGTCAATACGGCGCGTCTCGCGGCCGGTTCGCCTTCGGCGGGCACGATGGGCGAACTCGATGCGATCGCGGCCTGCTTCATCGGCGGCACGTCGATGCGCGGCGGCTCCGGCACCGTGTATGGCGCGCTGATCGGCGCGCTCGTGATGGCGAGCCTCGATAACGGCATGTCGATGCTCGACGTGGACGCGTATTGGCAGATGATTGTGAAGGGCGGCATTCTCGTGCTCGCCGTGTGGATCGACGTCGTGTCGGGGTCGAACCGCCGCTGAGCGACCACTGTGAAGCACGCGAGAACCACGATTGCAAACGTGCCTGCGCAGTGAGATTGATGAAAGTGTTCTTGCACCGCGCGTGACATTGCGACGCATCGGATGACCGTCACGCGTAGTTGCTCTCCTCACGCGCCCCGAGCGCGTTCTCAGGGCGGGACTCATGTCCCGCCCTTTTTCTTTGCTATGGTCGATCATCAACCGCACATTCAGCGGCGCATGTTCGACGCGTTGGCAATCGTTTCCTGCCACAATCGTTCGCACCTGTGTTGGGCGGCATACGCGCGCGACGCGCGCGATTCCTTCCGTCCGCAAGGTCATCGTCAGCCTCAGCACTGCGCCGCATTTGTGTTCCTGCGCGTGCTCGCCGATTTGTCGCTTTGCTGGTGCAACCGCTCTATGCACTGTCGCGTTGCACCGAATCGCGCCGCGAGGGTGTGCCCGGGGTTTGCCAACTTCGGCGGCGCGATTCCGATCCTCCGGAGACAAGCCGACCATGCCCACTCTTTGCGAAATCTGTAATGCCCGGCCCGCAGTCGCGCGCGTGACTGTCGTGCAAAACGGGCAGCGCAAGTCCATGTCGATCTGCGACTACGACTACCGCCAACTGATGCGTCACCAAAGCATGCTCAACCCGTTCGACTCGCTGCTGGGCGGCAGCGGACTGTCGCGCTTTTTCGGCGGACAGGGCGGCGAGGACGAGCATGACGGCGACGGGGACGATCTCTCCGCCGAGGTGCCGCGCGAATCCGTAGACGCGACCGATGCGTTCAGCGAGCAGACGCTCGAAATCCTGCAGCGCGCCGCGGAAAAAGCCCACGAATTGCAGCGTACTGAACTCGACACTGAACATCTGCTGTACGTGCTCGCCGACACCGATGTTTGCGCAGCACTCCTGAAGGAGTTGAAGCTCTCGCCGCAGGACATCAAAGGCTATATCGATCAGCATGCGCAAAAGGGTACGGCCTCGCCCGACGCGCCCATCGACAAGATGACGATTTCGCCGCGCCTTAAAAAGGCGTTTCAGTTCGCGTTTCAGGCTTCGCGCGATCTCGGCCACTCGTACGTCGGCCCCGAGCATCTGCTGATCGGTCTCGCTGCCGTACCCGACAGCATTGCGGGCACGCTGCTCAAGAAATACGGCGTTACGCCCGAGGCGCTGCGCCAGAAGGTCGTGAAGGTGGTGGGCAAGGGCGCAGAGGACGGCCGCGTGGATGCGCCCACGGGCACGCCAACGCTCGACAAGTTCGGCCGCGACCTCACGGCCATGGCACGGCAGGGCAAGCTCGATCCGGTGCTGGGCCGCGCGCAAGAAATCGAGAACACGATCGAGGTGCTCGCGCGGCGCAAGAAGAACAACCCGGTGCTGATCGGCGAGCCGGGCGTCGGCAAGACCGCCATCGTCGAAGGGCTCGCGCAGCGGATCGTCAACGGCGACGTGCCGGAGGTGCTGCGCGGCAAGCGGCTCGTGGAAGTGAACATCAATTCGATGGTCGCGGGCGCGAAATACCGCGGCGAGTTCGAGGAACGCGCGAAGCAACTGATCGACGAAGTGACCGCCAAGCACGACGAACTGATTCTCTTCATCGACGAATTGCACACGATCGTCGGTGCGGGGCAGGGTGGCGGCGAAGGCGGGCTCGACATTGCCAACGTGTTGAAGCCCGCGCTCGCGCGCGGCGAGTTGAGCCTGATAGGAGCCACGACGCTCAACGAGTATCAGAAGTACATCGAGAAAGACGCGGCGCTCGAACGGCGATTTCAGCCCGTCCTCGTGCC belongs to Paraburkholderia flagellata and includes:
- the xylF gene encoding D-xylose ABC transporter substrate-binding protein is translated as MNFAKRRSVLSSLVCGAVLASLSLAAPLAHASKDHPEIGFCIDDLRVERWSRDRDYFVAAAEKMGAKVSVQSADASEERQISQIENLISRGVDVIVIVPFNSKTLGNVVAEAKKAGIKVVSYDRLILDADIDAYISFDNEKVGELQAKGVYDAQPKGNYFLLGGAPTDNNAKMLREGQLKVLKPAIDRGDIKVVGQQWVPEWSASTALRIMEDALTANNNKIDAVVASNDGTAGGAIQALAAQHLAGKVPVSGQDADLAAVKRVVAGTQTMTVYKPLKLIAGEAAKLAVDLAKGQKPAYNAQYDNGKKKVDTVLLQPTLLTKSNVDVVVKDGFYTQAQLASQ
- the xylG gene encoding D-xylose ABC transporter ATP-binding protein, producing MLTMRGIVKSFAGVKALDGIDLTVRPGECVGLCGENGAGKSTLMKVLSGVYPHGTWSGEIRWEGVPLEAQNVRDTERAGIVIIHQELMLVPELSVAENIFLGNEITLPGGRMNYAAMYQRADELLRELNIDAINVAQPVMNYGGGHQQLIEIAKALNKRAKLLILDEPSSSLTAAETKILLDIVRDLKRRGVACVYISHKLDEVEAVCDTVSVIRDGRHVATEPMATLTTDRIIAMMVGREIRNLFPREPHDIGDVVFEARNVTCYDVTNPRRKRVDDVSFAVRRGEILGVAGLVGAGRTETMQAIFGAYAGACTATVVLEGRPLKIRSPLDAIKAGIAMVPEDRKRHGIVPQLGVGHNITLSVLQRFSKHGRIDTAAELDTIRTEMQRLSVRAANPMLSIASLSGGNQQKAVLTKMLLTDPKVLILDEPTRGVDVGAKYEIYKLIFQLAKRGVAIVMVSSELPEVLGISDRVLVIGEGELRGDFVNEDLTQEDILGAAIQSVRAQPDTASAV
- a CDS encoding sugar ABC transporter permease; amino-acid sequence: MTPDVTTQSAREEHQPGGNGFAMRFQQLFARYKILALLLAVAVIWLFFSLLTHGAFVTPRNVSNLLRQMSITGMLACGMVFVIIAGEIDLSVGSLLGLLGGVAAILDVNRGWPIGVTVPVVLVLGVAVGLFNGWWSTYRRVPSFIVGLGGMLAFRGVLLGITGGSTIAPVSDHFVFLGQGYLPRVAGDVLALALFVLLAVLTVRQRANRRRYQLSVVPLWQDGVKIVGAGAILLAFVLMLDSYGGIPVPVLLLLALLGIFTWIATQTVFGRRIYAVGSNLEATRLSGVNTNRVKLAIFALMGLMCAFAGIVNTARLAAGSPSAGTMGELDAIAACFIGGTSMRGGSGTVYGALIGALVMASLDNGMSMLDVDAYWQMIVKGGILVLAVWIDVVSGSNRR